The genomic DNA CTAGGGCCCGGCCGGCCGCCGGGCCCAGGGGAGCAGCACCAGGCCGGCCGCCGCCGCCACCGCGCACCAGGTGGAGACGAACGCGTAGTGCCAGAGCGCCGCGCAGACCAGGGCGCCGGCCCCGGTCAGGACGCCGAGCAGGCGCAGCGTCCGGTCGCCGCTGAGCAGGAGCGAGCCGACGGTCGCCAGCAGGTAGCCGGCGAGCAGCAGCGGGGCGTACGGCACGCCGATGCCGTACGTGAGGGTGTGGCCGTGCGGGCTCGCCGAGAGCGGATCCGCGGCGAGGTCCGCGGCCAGCGGGAGCGCCACCGCCGCGCCGACCGCGGTCAGGACGGCGGCGCTCCGGCGGCCGGTGGCGGCGAGCACCCCGGCAGGGACCAGCAGGGGGAGCAGCGGCAGGGCGATCACCGCCCAGGGCGTGCGGGCCCACGCCCCGCCCGACCAGACGGCCGCCTCCAGCAGCTGGTGCACCCCGAGGAGCAGCGGGAGGCAGGCGAGGGGGAGCCGGCGGACGTCGCGGACGGGGACCAGGCAGGCGACGCCGAGCGCGGCCACGGCGCCGCCCGCCACCGCATCGGCCTGGGCGCTCCAGCACATGGAGCCAGGCTAGGCCCCGTCCCGGTGGTTGCTCGCGGGCAGGTGCGGCAGGTGCGGCAGGTGGGTGTGGTGGCCCTGGCCGGGCATGGCGGGGTGGCGGCCGAGGACGACGACGCCGGTGACGACGGCGAGCAGGCCGAGGACCTGGGCGGTGACGGCGGCCGGGGTGACCCGCAGGGTGTCGCCGAGGAAGCCGACGGCGCAGGCGATGCCGGCGATGGGCTGGGCGGCGGTGAGCGCGGGCAGGGACATCCGCAGCGGCGCCGCCTCGAACGCGGACTGGACGAGCAGCAGCCCGACCACCCCGATGGCGATCACGGCGTACGGCTGCCAGCTCCGCAGCGCCTCGCCGATCCCGCCGTCCTCCAGTCGGTCCGCGCTCATCCGGGTGAGCGCGTCCTGGAGGCCGTAGAGGAGACCGGCGGCGAGGGCGAGCAGGGTGGCCTCCTCGAACAGGTCGAAGCGGCGGGCGATCGCGACCAGGACCAGCGCCAGCCCGGAGACCACGCCGACGACCAGCCAGAAGCGCAGGGGGCCGGCCCGGGCGCCGCCGCCGGTGGGCTGCCCGGCGGCGATGAAGACGGCCACGCCGAGGGCGATCAGCACGACACCCATCCAGCCGGAGCGGCCGAGCGAGGTGCCGGTGAGGACCCGGGCGAGGGCCATCGCGAAGACCAGGTTGGTGGCGAGGAGCGGTTCGACGAGGGCGACCTCGCCCTGGCCGAGGGCGAGGGCGCTGAGCACCTGACCGGCGATCATGAACGCGATGCCGAGCAGCCAGTCGGGCATCCGCGCCAGGTGGAGCAGCAGCCGCCAGTGCAGCAGATCGCTCTTGGGGGCGCGCTGGGCCGCGTGCTGCTGGAGCACGAACCCGAGGCCGAGGCAGCAGGCCGCGCCGATCGCCAGGATGAAGACCGCCACGGGAGACCTTCCGAACGTCGCCCGGCCAGCCTATGCCCGGGGCCCGGCGACGGCAGCAGCTCAGGTCTTGCGGTCGCCGACCAGCTTGGGGTGGCGCTCCAGTCCCTCCAGTCCGTGCCAGGCGAGGTTGACCAGGTGGGCGGCGACCTCGGCCTTGCCGGGCTTGCGGACCTCCAGCCACCACTGGCCGGTGAGGGCGACCATGCCGACCAGCATCTGGGAGTACATCGGGGCGAGCCGCGGGTCGAAGCCCCGGGACTTGAACTCCAGCCCCAGGATGTCCTCGACCTGGGTGGCGATGTCGCCGATCAGCGAGGCGAAGCTGCCGGTGGACTGCGCCACCGGCGAGTCGCGGACCAGGATCTTGAAGCCGTCGGTCGAGGTGTCGATGTAGTCCATCAGCGCGAAGGCGGCCTGCTCCAGCAGTTCCCGGGAGTGCCCGCCGGTCAGCGCGCCGGTCACCATGTCGAGGAGGAGCTGCATCTCGCGGTCGACGACGACCGCGTACAGCCCCTCCTTGCCGCCGAAGTGCTCGTACACCACCGGCTTGGACACCCCGGCCCGCTCGGCGATCTCCTCCACGGAGGTGCCGTCGTAACCGCGCTCGGCGAAGACCGACCGGCCGATTTCGAGCAGCTGCTCCCGGCGCTGCTTGCCGGTCATCCGGACCCGGCCGCCGGCCTTTTTGCCTCCGTTGCTCCCGTTCACCCCTACATCATGCTGCAGGACTCGCCTCATCCGGCGCGGCGGGCGTCGATCCGCTTGGCGGTCGGCCAGCGGACGTCGCTCGCCCAGCCCGCCAGCTCGAACCAGCGGATCAGCCGGGCGGAGGAGTCGACCTGGCCGCGCAGCACGCCGTGCCGGGCCGAGGTCGGGTCGGCGTGGTGCAGGTTGTGCCAGGACTCGCCGCAGGACAGCACGGCCAGCCACCAGACGTTGCCGGAGCGGTCGCGGGACTTGAAGGGGCGCTCGCCGACCGCGTGGCAGATCGAGTTGATCGACCAGGTGACGTGGTGCAGCAGCGCGACCCGGACCAGCGAGCCCCAGAAGAACGCGGACAGCGCGCCCTGCCAGGAGAGCGTGACCAGTCCGCCGACGACCGGCGGGATCAGCATCGAGATCAGGGTCCACAGCCAGAACAGCCGGGAGATGTTCCTT from Kitasatospora terrestris includes the following:
- a CDS encoding TetR/AcrR family transcriptional regulator, encoding MTGKQRREQLLEIGRSVFAERGYDGTSVEEIAERAGVSKPVVYEHFGGKEGLYAVVVDREMQLLLDMVTGALTGGHSRELLEQAAFALMDYIDTSTDGFKILVRDSPVAQSTGSFASLIGDIATQVEDILGLEFKSRGFDPRLAPMYSQMLVGMVALTGQWWLEVRKPGKAEVAAHLVNLAWHGLEGLERHPKLVGDRKT
- a CDS encoding DMT family transporter — encoded protein: MAVFILAIGAACCLGLGFVLQQHAAQRAPKSDLLHWRLLLHLARMPDWLLGIAFMIAGQVLSALALGQGEVALVEPLLATNLVFAMALARVLTGTSLGRSGWMGVVLIALGVAVFIAAGQPTGGGARAGPLRFWLVVGVVSGLALVLVAIARRFDLFEEATLLALAAGLLYGLQDALTRMSADRLEDGGIGEALRSWQPYAVIAIGVVGLLLVQSAFEAAPLRMSLPALTAAQPIAGIACAVGFLGDTLRVTPAAVTAQVLGLLAVVTGVVVLGRHPAMPGQGHHTHLPHLPHLPASNHRDGA
- a CDS encoding DUF6629 family protein; the protein is MCWSAQADAVAGGAVAALGVACLVPVRDVRRLPLACLPLLLGVHQLLEAAVWSGGAWARTPWAVIALPLLPLLVPAGVLAATGRRSAAVLTAVGAAVALPLAADLAADPLSASPHGHTLTYGIGVPYAPLLLAGYLLATVGSLLLSGDRTLRLLGVLTGAGALVCAALWHYAFVSTWCAVAAAAGLVLLPWARRPAGP